The following coding sequences are from one Oryzisolibacter sp. LB2S window:
- a CDS encoding efflux RND transporter periplasmic adaptor subunit, protein MCGLATCAALLVGCSRPEPVAEPLRSVKLLTVGVSPRQMQLEYAGEVRARVESRLGFRVPGKIVQRQAELGQRVRAGQVLAQLDARDYELATQAARAQVAAATTQRDLAAADFERFSKLKAQNFISGAELDRREAQLKAAQATLDQARAQLSTQGHQTDYTRLLADAAGVVTAIEAEPGQVVAAGTPVVRIARDGPRDAVFYVPEDRVGLLRVGQPVQVRAWAENALMPGQVREVAASADPVTRTFLVKVAVSGEAVPPLGATVYVTPQWPAGVGAELIKLPTSSLRQEGGETVVWVFEPGEGDAGTVRSQVVQVATADGNEAVIAAGLTPGMQVVSTGVHVLTSGQKVLVYKQKWAPAPADKAQAATNNEVPAAPAATR, encoded by the coding sequence TTGTGCGGTCTTGCGACCTGTGCGGCCCTGCTGGTGGGTTGTTCGCGCCCCGAGCCCGTGGCCGAGCCGCTGCGCTCCGTCAAGCTGCTGACGGTGGGGGTCTCGCCCCGGCAGATGCAGCTCGAGTATGCGGGCGAGGTGCGCGCACGCGTGGAGTCGCGCCTGGGGTTTCGCGTGCCGGGCAAGATCGTGCAGCGCCAGGCCGAGCTGGGCCAGCGCGTGCGCGCGGGCCAGGTGCTGGCGCAGCTCGACGCGCGCGACTATGAGCTGGCGACCCAGGCCGCACGCGCGCAGGTGGCCGCGGCCACCACGCAGCGTGACCTGGCGGCGGCGGACTTCGAGCGCTTTTCCAAGCTGAAGGCGCAGAACTTCATCAGCGGCGCCGAGCTCGACCGGCGCGAGGCGCAGCTCAAGGCGGCCCAGGCGACGCTGGATCAGGCGCGTGCACAGCTCAGCACGCAAGGCCATCAGACCGACTACACGCGCCTGCTGGCCGATGCCGCGGGCGTGGTCACGGCCATCGAGGCCGAGCCGGGCCAGGTGGTTGCCGCCGGCACGCCCGTGGTGCGCATTGCGCGCGACGGCCCGCGCGATGCCGTGTTCTACGTGCCCGAGGACCGGGTGGGCCTGCTGCGTGTGGGCCAGCCCGTACAGGTGCGCGCCTGGGCCGAGAATGCCCTGATGCCGGGCCAGGTGCGTGAGGTGGCCGCGAGTGCCGACCCGGTGACGCGCACGTTTCTGGTGAAGGTGGCGGTCTCGGGCGAGGCCGTGCCGCCGCTGGGCGCGACCGTCTATGTCACGCCCCAGTGGCCGGCCGGTGTGGGCGCGGAGCTCATCAAGCTGCCCACGAGCAGCCTGCGCCAGGAGGGGGGCGAGACGGTGGTGTGGGTGTTCGAGCCCGGCGAGGGCGACGCCGGCACCGTGCGCTCGCAGGTGGTGCAGGTGGCCACGGCCGACGGCAACGAGGCCGTGATCGCCGCGGGCCTGACGCCGGGCATGCAGGTGGTGTCCACGGGCGTGCATGTGCTCACGTCCGGGCAAAAGGTGCTGGTTTACAAGCAAAAATGGGCTCCAGCGCCCGCGGATAAAGCGCAAGCAGCTACAAATAATGAAGTCCCTGCGGCGCCGGCGGCGACGCGTTGA
- the hpnE gene encoding hydroxysqualene dehydroxylase HpnE, with product MRLAIVGAGWGGMAAAVRAAQAGHAVTVFEASRSAGGRARAVHAQRADGSALRLDNGQHILIGAYGECLRLMRTVGVDPEHALLRLPLALVFADGSGLALPDAPPPWDALVGIARARGWSAHERWALLKRAARWRLTGFACAPGTSVAELCAGLPERLLHEFIDPLCVSALNTPAHEACGQVFLRVLHDGLFAGRGGSNLLLPRIDLGTLFPEAAAHWLQARGHRVHLGRRVQRLAQPGTQWRVDDEPFDAVLLATGSHEAARLAAMAQSPHAPALQAWASTAQALAFRAIATVYAELPGAHGPLLARPMLALRARAGRPAQFVFDRARLSGNAGLLAFVVSAFEGEREPLEREVLAQAAEDLGLSGLRVLQTVVEKRATFACTPALARPPRAIAPGLQACGDYVAGPYPATLEGAVLHGVAAVQNLAQ from the coding sequence TTGAGGCTGGCCATCGTCGGCGCGGGCTGGGGTGGCATGGCGGCGGCCGTGCGGGCGGCGCAGGCCGGCCACGCCGTCACCGTGTTCGAGGCCAGCCGCAGCGCGGGCGGGCGCGCGCGCGCCGTCCATGCGCAGCGCGCCGACGGCAGCGCCCTGCGGCTGGACAACGGCCAGCACATCTTGATTGGCGCCTATGGCGAATGCCTGCGCCTGATGCGTACCGTGGGCGTGGACCCCGAGCACGCCCTGCTGAGGCTGCCGCTGGCCCTGGTGTTTGCCGACGGCTCCGGCCTGGCCCTGCCCGATGCGCCGCCGCCCTGGGACGCGCTGGTGGGCATCGCCCGCGCGCGCGGCTGGAGCGCGCACGAGCGCTGGGCGCTGCTCAAGCGCGCGGCGCGCTGGCGCCTCACGGGCTTTGCCTGCGCACCCGGTACCAGCGTGGCCGAGCTCTGCGCCGGCCTGCCCGAACGGCTGCTGCACGAGTTCATCGACCCGCTGTGCGTCTCGGCCCTGAACACTCCCGCGCACGAGGCCTGCGGCCAGGTGTTTCTGCGCGTGCTGCACGACGGCCTGTTTGCCGGCCGCGGCGGCTCTAACCTGCTGTTGCCGCGCATCGACCTGGGCACGCTGTTTCCCGAGGCGGCAGCGCATTGGCTGCAGGCCCGAGGCCATCGCGTGCACCTGGGCCGGCGCGTGCAGCGGCTCGCCCAGCCCGGCACCCAGTGGCGGGTGGACGACGAGCCCTTTGACGCCGTGCTGCTGGCCACCGGCAGCCACGAGGCCGCGCGCCTGGCGGCCATGGCGCAAAGCCCCCATGCCCCGGCCCTTCAGGCCTGGGCGAGCACGGCGCAGGCACTGGCATTTCGCGCCATTGCCACCGTCTATGCCGAGCTGCCCGGCGCCCACGGGCCGCTGCTTGCCCGCCCCATGCTGGCGCTGCGCGCGCGTGCGGGCCGGCCGGCGCAGTTCGTCTTCGACCGTGCGCGGCTCAGCGGCAACGCCGGCCTGCTGGCCTTCGTCGTCAGCGCCTTCGAGGGCGAGCGCGAGCCGCTCGAGCGCGAGGTGCTGGCCCAGGCCGCCGAGGATCTGGGCCTGTCTGGCCTGCGCGTGCTGCAGACCGTGGTGGAAAAGCGCGCCACCTTTGCCTGCACGCCGGCGCTCGCGCGGCCGCCGCGCGCCATCGCGCCGGGCCTGCAGGCCTGCGGCGACTATGTGGCCGGCCCCTACCCCGCCACGCTGGAAGGGGCCGTGCTGCACGGCGTGGCGGCGGTGCAGAATCTCGCCCAATAA
- the hpnD gene encoding presqualene diphosphate synthase HpnD, with protein sequence MSTPEHYVQDKAAASGSSFYYAFLFLPRERRAAITAFYAFCREVDDVVDDVSDPGVAQAKLAWWQGEVAQAFAGRPSHPVMQALMPHVPVYGIEERQLQAVIEGCQMDLEQQRHPDFRSLQRYCYLVAGVVGEVAARIFGQRDERTTEYAHKLGLAFQLTNIIRDVGEDAMRGRIYLPVSELQQFDVKAQEITGREYSERFTMLMRFQAQRAHLFYDEALALLPAVDRRAQKPGLMMASIYRTLLTEIEADGFQVLHQRTSLTPLRKFWLAWKMQALGRF encoded by the coding sequence ATGAGTACCCCCGAGCATTACGTACAAGACAAGGCCGCAGCCTCGGGCAGCAGCTTCTACTACGCCTTTCTGTTCCTGCCGCGCGAGAGGCGTGCGGCCATCACTGCCTTCTACGCCTTCTGCCGCGAGGTCGACGACGTGGTGGACGATGTCTCGGACCCGGGCGTGGCCCAGGCCAAGCTGGCCTGGTGGCAGGGCGAGGTCGCCCAGGCCTTTGCCGGTCGGCCCAGCCACCCCGTGATGCAGGCGCTGATGCCCCATGTGCCCGTCTATGGCATCGAGGAGCGCCAGCTGCAGGCCGTCATCGAGGGCTGCCAGATGGACCTGGAACAGCAGCGCCACCCCGACTTTCGCAGCCTGCAGCGCTACTGCTATCTGGTGGCCGGCGTGGTGGGTGAGGTGGCGGCGCGCATCTTCGGCCAGCGCGACGAGCGCACCACGGAATACGCGCACAAGCTGGGCCTGGCCTTCCAGCTCACCAACATCATCCGCGACGTGGGCGAGGACGCCATGCGCGGGCGCATCTACCTGCCCGTGAGCGAGCTGCAGCAGTTCGACGTCAAGGCCCAGGAAATCACCGGGCGCGAGTATTCCGAGCGCTTCACCATGCTGATGCGCTTTCAGGCCCAGCGTGCCCACCTGTTCTATGACGAGGCCCTGGCCCTGCTGCCCGCCGTGGACCGGCGCGCGCAAAAGCCCGGCCTGATGATGGCCAGCATCTACCGCACGCTGCTCACCGAGATCGAGGCCGACGGCTTTCAGGTGCTGCATCAACGCACCAGCCTCACGCCGCTGCGCAAGTTCTGGCTCGCCTGGAAGATGCAGGCTCTGGGGCGGTTTTGA
- the hpnC gene encoding squalene synthase HpnC yields MPAVTSTPPSPSAGAPTLAAPVTHYENFPVASLLCPPRLRQPIAAIYAFARTADDIADEGQASAAERLADLAAYRAELRAVAGGHPPGARWAAVFGPLQRALHDHGLPVPLLKDLLDAFAQDVAMTESHASYADRTQLLDYCRRSANPVGRLLLHLYGLRDEAALAESDAICSALQLINFWQDLSVDLPRGRHYLTDADCAAHGVARADLAALRRTPGSDRLILDCATWARELMLQGAPLVHRLSGRAGWELRLVVQGGLCVLDKVEALGGASLCSRPTLKPFDWLRMAGRAVGM; encoded by the coding sequence ATGCCGGCCGTGACCTCGACACCCCCCTCCCCCAGCGCCGGCGCGCCCACCCTGGCCGCGCCGGTCACGCATTACGAAAACTTCCCCGTCGCCTCGCTGCTGTGCCCGCCGCGGCTGCGCCAGCCGATTGCCGCCATTTACGCCTTTGCGCGCACGGCCGACGACATCGCCGACGAGGGCCAGGCCTCGGCCGCCGAGCGCCTGGCCGACCTGGCCGCCTACCGCGCCGAGCTGCGCGCCGTGGCCGGCGGACATCCCCCGGGCGCGCGCTGGGCCGCCGTGTTCGGGCCCCTGCAGCGGGCGCTGCACGACCACGGGTTGCCGGTGCCTCTGCTCAAGGACCTGCTCGACGCCTTCGCCCAGGACGTGGCCATGACGGAAAGCCACGCGAGCTACGCCGACCGCACGCAGCTGCTCGACTACTGCCGGCGCTCGGCCAACCCCGTGGGCCGCCTGCTGCTGCACCTGTACGGCCTGCGGGACGAGGCCGCCCTCGCCGAGAGCGACGCCATCTGCAGCGCGCTGCAGCTCATCAACTTCTGGCAGGACCTGAGCGTGGACCTGCCGCGCGGGCGCCACTACCTGACGGATGCCGACTGCGCCGCCCACGGCGTGGCGCGCGCCGACCTGGCCGCACTGCGGCGCACGCCCGGAAGCGACCGTCTGATCCTGGACTGCGCCACCTGGGCGCGGGAGCTCATGCTGCAGGGCGCGCCCCTGGTGCATCGCCTGAGCGGGCGCGCGGGCTGGGAGCTGCGCCTGGTCGTGCAGGGCGGCCTGTGCGTACTCGACAAGGTCGAGGCCCTGGGCGGCGCCAGCCTGTGCAGCCGTCCCACGCTCAAACCTTTTGACTGGCTGCGCATGGCCGGCCGCGCCGTCGGGATGTGA
- a CDS encoding prenyltransferase, which produces MPIEAHDTTPSLATLWRMTRPAFLLLTVVACVLGTATAAACGCGLDLPLAGATMLLAVLAHAAGNVLNDLHDARSGADAGNTQGIHPFTGGSRLIQNGVVTEAQTDALAKALLLVLVPAGLLLAVKTAGGVLLLGLAGLLLAWGYSAPPLRLMARGLGEPVVAGAWFLVVIGSDYVQRRQFFVIPASAALSLALLVAALLLINGVPDAEADARAGKRTLAVRLGPRGAAWAYLGLVLAAHGWLAASAWLLIPPVSALWGLVSLPLSLAAAALLLRHARAPQRLRPALALTVAATLLHGLAMAAGFAQVAAQH; this is translated from the coding sequence ATGCCAATCGAGGCTCACGACACCACCCCGTCGCTCGCCACGCTGTGGCGCATGACGCGCCCGGCCTTTCTGCTGCTCACCGTCGTCGCCTGCGTGCTGGGCACGGCCACGGCCGCCGCCTGCGGCTGCGGGCTCGACCTGCCGCTGGCCGGCGCCACCATGCTGCTGGCCGTGCTGGCACATGCGGCCGGCAACGTGCTCAACGACCTGCATGACGCAAGAAGCGGCGCCGACGCCGGCAACACCCAGGGCATCCACCCGTTCACGGGCGGCTCGCGCCTGATCCAGAACGGCGTGGTCACCGAGGCCCAGACCGACGCCCTGGCCAAGGCCCTGCTGCTGGTGCTGGTGCCCGCGGGCCTGCTGCTCGCCGTCAAGACCGCGGGCGGCGTGCTGCTGCTGGGCCTGGCCGGCCTGCTGCTGGCCTGGGGTTATTCGGCCCCGCCGCTGCGGCTGATGGCGCGCGGCCTGGGCGAGCCGGTCGTCGCCGGGGCCTGGTTTCTGGTCGTCATCGGCAGCGACTACGTGCAGCGGCGCCAGTTCTTCGTGATTCCGGCCAGCGCCGCCCTGAGCCTTGCGCTGCTCGTCGCCGCGCTCCTGCTCATCAACGGCGTTCCCGACGCCGAGGCCGACGCCCGCGCGGGCAAGCGCACGCTGGCCGTGCGCCTGGGCCCCCGAGGCGCGGCCTGGGCCTACCTGGGCCTGGTACTCGCCGCACATGGCTGGCTCGCGGCCAGCGCCTGGCTGCTGATCCCCCCGGTCAGCGCACTGTGGGGCCTGGTGTCGCTGCCACTGTCGCTGGCCGCGGCCGCCTTGCTGCTGCGCCATGCGCGCGCGCCGCAGCGCCTCCGGCCCGCGCTCGCGCTCACCGTGGCCGCCACGCTGCTGCACGGCCTGGCCATGGCCGCGGGGTTTGCCCAGGTCGCGGCGCAGCACTGA